Proteins co-encoded in one Jeotgalibacillus malaysiensis genomic window:
- a CDS encoding thioredoxin, translating into MAIAHATDQTFANETKDGLVLADFWATWCGPCKMIAPVLEELDTDMGDKVKIVKLDVDENQETASKYGVMSIPTLVVFKDGEIVDKVVGFQPKEALEELLNKHA; encoded by the coding sequence ATGGCAATTGCACACGCAACAGATCAAACATTCGCTAACGAAACAAAAGACGGTTTAGTACTCGCAGACTTCTGGGCAACTTGGTGCGGACCTTGTAAAATGATTGCACCGGTTCTTGAAGAGCTTGATACTGACATGGGTGATAAAGTTAAAATCGTAAAGCTTGATGTTGATGAAAACCAGGAAACAGCAAGCAAGTACGGTGTAATGAGTATCCCAACACTTGTCGTATTCAAAGACGGCGAGATCGTTGACAAAGTAGTAGGCTTCCAGCCGAAAGAAGCATTAGAAGAATTATTAAATAAACACGCATAA